CCTTACCTTGATCACGCAAAAACTCAACTTCTGCTTCCATGCTGAGGGTGTGGTCTGAATAGAGGAAAAACAATGTGCGTTGTCAAATTAAAAACGATCATCAGTAAGTTACCTCGCAAACTACACGTTAATGAACAGAATAGGTACAATTTGTCCTAGTTATGCCAACAGTTCTTTTCAAAGCAGCGTTTCAGTGCGGGAGTCTACAATCtgtcttttaaatttaaaataaactaaatgacTTCAGCTAACACAACGACGTTACAAAGCTgctaaaaatatattcatagCAAGCTAGCTTGCGTTACCTGTGGTTACCTGGTGAAGCTCTCGTTAGCTGGGGCAGCTAGCTAATAAATCTCAGCTAAGTTTAGCTAAGTAAACTGTTTGATCTGTTACACAGATGGCTAACATGCGACACAATAAAAATCCAGTGAAAGGTGACGCGTCCGagttatataaatgtattatctAACACTTGGTagtttaaaatacaaaaccatCAGTGGGGTTTTTCCTTCCATCTTCGGTTCCGCCGTCCCGTTTTGAAGTAAACAAATAACGACCAATAGCAATGAAGATGTGCACCGCGAAAGTTGTTCCGTCTGTATAACAGGGTAAGTAGTAAACGGTTCCGCTCTGTGTCGGGAAGCTCCGGTCGGATATATTTTTAAGGATGTGTCAATTCAAGAAATACaatcttttagttttagtttgagtattatatatatgacGTTTTTCGACGTGGAAAGAGGTGATGTTTCCACCCCGACGAGCTTGTCTGGTTCGTCAGAAAGTAACAAACGTGTTGATATAAAATTAGCTGGATAGCTTTCGGCCAACGAGTCACATGATGAACTGAATTCGAGTTTGTTTATGCTAACGTTGCAGGATTCCTGTCGTAAAGCAAGGTAATCTGGGTAGTTTGTTTATTGGTTAAGAGCTGAAATAAAGCCTGAGCTGAAACCACAACTTGGACACCAAGTAAGTTTAAATTAATAGTTCCAAGCTTTCCATATTAGGAAGTCATTTTTGCTATCTTGATAAGTTATTGATTAACAGAACTCCACCTAATTTGATAATAGACTGCTTAAAAAGCCGAACAATGAAGACATGGTTAAGTACAGCTGCAGCACAGTTTAGAGTATTTTAGCCAGTGAGTCTTTGCAGCTTCGACATCATGGGGGTAGCTCGTGGACTACAGTTTATGACACTTATCCACattctgctgtgctgtgaatCTCTGTAAGTTTGCAGTTTGTCGCTGCTCTGTGTCACTGGTGCCACATTGCAGTTTCTCATTCAtgattgtatttttctttcagtccTCGTGCGCGAATGCAGTTTTTGATCGAGCACACCTGGAATAGCGATCCTGTGAACCATGACCCCATCAGGATCGTTTTCTCTCCTGGACAAGGAGGGCTGAAGATAGAGGTGTTTGGTCCCTTCTTCAATGacccagcagctcctgcagggcCCCCCAGTGAGCCCTTCCCTGGACTTTGGAATTATGAAGGTGGGTAAGAGGGGAGGAGCTCAGGTACTGCACCGAAGAGCTTCCTAGACATGCAAAAATATCTGTGGCAAGAGCTTTTAGGGGTTTACTGACAAATCCATGATGCATGTCTATAAGTAAAGTGATAGCAAAAGAGTGATGTTAAAAAAGATAACATTAAGGATTGAATGGAATGTGATGTGAAGTCATGATGAAGGCATGATTTGGGAATTTAGTCTATATGATGCAACTTTAGGCCACTCTAGAAGCGGagaataaaacagttaaaattcAATGAGGTTGGAGAGACGAGGGGCCAGCTCTGTTTATGAGGCCATAATAGTaataacattatcattattatggtGACACAGCAATTAATCCCTGTGATGAGGTTGAGTAATAACAATCCTATCTAATTGACCTTACGTAGGTTCGATTTCCGGTTAATGAGACCCACATATTTGGCCTCATTAATGTTACTTATTAGATTGGAAACCAACCCTATTATAATCTAACAAGATAATGAGCATGTTGCTAGGTTAGCGGGGGTGCTGGTCTTCTGCTCACATCTTATTTGAAAgtttgtatatatacagtgcacatacatcatacatatatattgttgtTAACATGTTGTTAAACTGtaacttaaaataaatgaaaattattTAATTATGGTCTTTTTTCTCTGGAATTGGTGTTGATGAGGCTAATAACATCTATTGAGCAGTTTCTTAATGTAGATTAAAGGTCTTATCTTGATtcaatattttttcttcttcatctcctcagtTGTGGAGTGCTTCTTCCTTGATAGTACTACGGACAATTACCTAGAACTGGAGCTTTGTCCGTAAGTACAGACCTAAGCTGTTGTAGGTTCCATGTCTGTGACCATGTGTGTATAGTCTTAATACAAGCACgcaaacccttttttttttcctttttagacATGGACAACAGCTGATATTATTGCTGTCAGGAGTCGGCAAAGCATTCCTGGTAGGAAGTCATCAAGGGTGTTATTGAAGGGGCAGCAGTGCTTTGAGTCAGGTGTTagttaagtatttctgatttttgTCTTGAAATTCTTTCTCCAGCAACAACTGCCCATGGTGTTTAATGCCACAATCATAGGGAAAAGGTGGATGGGTGAGGCTGTCCTCCCCTGGTCATACCTCCCTCCCAATATCAACAAGATGAACTCCTACGCCATCCACGGCTCAGGGGCGAAGCGTACATATGAGGCCCTCTACCCCATCCCCAAGGATGAGATAGTGAAAGGCCAAAAACCCAACTTGTGAGTATGCTGACTTTTATGAGTACAGTTGTTTGAGGTCATGTAGTTCCTGCACACAGACATTATTTTtagtaaaacattgttttgttttgaaggggtactccagcaatttagtattgcactttcatgaagttgggggacttgtgagagacagattcaTAAAAGAGTGgtcgagatatcctgactttcagtCCCTATTATGTGTCAAGCTCCAGAAACACTGTATCCTACATTTGCCATAATGCAACTCCATGGTGTCTTTCGTTAGACTTCCCCTTACTGGCAAATGGCCACGTCTTTTAAACTCCACCCCACAGTACATAACACTGACTTTCTGTAGCAAACTTAAAGATaaaactgatgacatcatcCAGGTTATTTTCTCATGattttctcagactttttttctcagattttaCAACAGTTTTTTACAGGCTAAGTTGAACTTCTTGTGAAATCGGTGGAGTGTTTTAATTTTTGCAGCCTGTATGTTAGAATTTGAAAAACAAGCTATTAGCCGACACCTGGACAGGTAATTACACTCAGAAAtgagatgtacagtatttgtgtgtatgaatgtgtaatTGTGTATGTGAGAGTTTTTGCATTCCTACattaaactctctctctgtctcttagcCACCGCCTGGAGTATTTCCAAAATTTCCGCCtgcaaagcatcatgggagAAGGTTGGGTCCAGCCAGAGTCTGATCTGTGGAGGGGAAAGCCCTGagctttatctctctctctctctctctctctctctctctctctctctctctcttttgcactcacagacacacacacatgcacatagacacacacacaccacagcggCAATTGTACACTCATTGTCGGGGAACAAAGGGCAATCAATCGTTATTAGTTAATGATGTCTAACGATATGACAAGAAATATGTTATCAGCTTGTCAGAGCTTATTAGCcatcacacacatctgtacacgcacacaggcacacacacacacacatcacaaggTATTGGACTTCACCTTAATTTGCCTTGGCAGGGTGTGACCTACAGCGGTTACACTGAGGATGGTGGCAAGAATTGCTCACTTTGACATTCAGCTCCTTTGTAGCCTGTGCGTTTCACTTCACTGAGATGCACCACAGCAGGTTCTTGTGGTTCTTTGCCCTGACTgttaagaaacacacacacaaacaatcatacacacaccacagaaGTGAAAAATCTGTTCTTCAGAGACACATGCTTAAGCTCTTGAATCAGTGCTGTACTGTAATTAGATCCTATTGCAATCATTCCACTGCCTTTActgatttcatttcagaaattaaatatatttacatattgaCTGCATATTGCTGGTGAAgtgtgttgtcatttttttctctgtgattgTTTGACAAATGTCGCTTTAATTGTATTTCTGATGTGTGGTCATGTTTCAGTGCCATGTCTGTCTTTTAAAATAATGGTTCATCATGtgagaaatatgctttttaGTTTTCTTAGACGACGAGgttacagtggtggaagaagcaccCAGATCCTTTAGTTAAGTGAAAGTACCAGtacaacagtgtaaaaatactccaataTATGTAAAAGTCCCTCATTCAAACTTTTACTTACATTATTATCAGCAAAGTGtactgaaagtatcaaaactaCTCATTCTGCAGGAATTCTGGCATCTGGccctgatatattattatatataacattatcAGATTGTTATTATCAGAAGTTctgatgcaacaatgtgaaAGCAGCATACAGCTTACTGTTGTAGcaggttgaggtggagctagttttacctactttatatacagttcagTCCACGGGTTCACAACCTAATGATAGGGCTGTTCCAAaggataaatctgaggggcTGAGAGAGGATAAATGGGGGACTAAAGACATTTTTGGGACTTTCTGTAATGTTTGTATTgcaatgaaaccatctgagaagtttagagaaGAAATCAGTAATCAGTAGtccagctgtcaaataaaaccACAGCTGGTCACAGGTTTTTGTGCggattacaaaaacaaaatatacactaAACATATACTTGATTTGCATTCCCCccgtttctagtctttgtgcaGGAGCGAACCGACTTCTGACTCTAGTAGTAgttaacatacaaacatgagagcggcgttgatcttctcatctcacttgGCAAGACAGGGCATGAGcgcgtttcccaaaatgtcaaacttttcctttaacttgaCTGATGTGGAATATATGGCCTCTCATTATGCCAAATGATTGTATAATATGGATTCTTAATAACCAAAAAATCGGTTGTTACCAGAAAGTTGGTTGAAAGCTGCTTGTAATATTGCATTGACTCACCCTGACACTCTGCAGCTCATCCCCcctcatatttatatatatacagtatatcaaagtCCCACTCACTCACTTTTCCACCTACTTTTAGGAGTTGAGATCACAGGCCCTCTGATCCccaacacacactggcacacacatgATGATTGGGGACTCTCAAATCTCCCTCCCCATGACCCCACGAGTCTTTCCCCCCTTGCCCCTGTTATAGCCCTTTGTAAACCCCGTGCATTCGTCAGAAGCTCATCTCGAATCACAGGCTGCCAAACCGCTTCTCCTGACCAGGAGACAGGGGGCCGATTGATTTTCATGTTGGATGTGTTGCTCTTCGCTGTGGCAGCCCGAAAGCCCATATTGAGCCCTATCAGTTTTAATTGGCGTTCTTGCCTTTGAAATGTGTGCAGTGATTAGGCCTAGAGAGCCCACTGCTTAAGCCCCCTCCTTATCATCGCCTGAGGTGCCTTGCCACCGCACTGCACACTAttcacatgcacgcacacgGAGTCAGCGCATTGTATTCTGCCAGCATGTCTAATAAAATGTTGACCTAAAAATATGTTTCTGGACACATTTAGACAAAAACAGGGTCTCCATAAAACACTTTGATGAATACGTATGACTACGCACACCCATCTGTGTGCAGGCAGAGGATGTGTGTCCCCACTAAGACTTAAACCCAGTTCTCCCTAATTAGTGTGAAGAGATGAGAGGGGAAAGCAGAACAGGTAGCTGCCTCTCCTCTACACCGCCAAAGCCCcggcagacaagcagacacaaGAGCCGTCTTATCCCCCTCAGAAAAAGAGACCAGCCTGCTCTAAAACATTCAACACCAGCTTAAGGGTGATTCTGTGTGTCAGAAACTTTCTGGTGATCACCCCAGACCtagttccctttttttttttttttcctccaagaGACGTGGGTCTCATTTCTTCAAGTTTAAAGAGTGTTTGAGGGTATGAATGAGGATAAAGTTGTGATGAAAAATAGAACGCGAGGGATAAAGGAGTGATCTCAGAACATGAAAAGAGCGAGAgattgaaaaactgaaaacggTAATGACTTTGCCTAGTTTTAGGGGTTCTGATATAGAGACCCGAATGAAAGATTCATACTGGAGCTAATAAGATACTGGGACAATTCGCACCCTTTGCAGGCTAATGCCAAGAACAGTATCAGATTGTACAAAGCGACAGAACTTATCAAAGCTGTGCAGTACACAATCCTAGTATGGCTGGCTTCCAGTGTACCACATcgcacaaacaaaagcaaacttgGATCAGTGCTCATGTGGGACTTAATCTTACCTAATCTCCAAAGTGCCATTTAGGCCTGAACTGCAGGCAACCTTATCCCCAATCTGTTTTCCACAATGACCAAGGCTAAACCAGTCATACAATGTGACAATACACCAGCAAAGCTGTGTCAGTCCTCCACTACGGTTAAAGTGAATAGGCTTATAATAAAGCCCTAGTGGAAGGGAACATGGCATCCCAGTGTTTCTCTGGACCAAATGAATGCTTATTAACTCTGTCTAATCATTGTCCAACAAGTCCATCATTATTTAGAGGGCTGCAGGGGTGAAGGGCAGGAAGAGTGGTGCTGGGCACAAAAAAAGATCTGGACCTAAATGCTtctgcagtgtgagtgtgtgtgtgtgtgtgtgtgtgtgtgaatacatgaTAACGCAGGTACTAATTGCAGTTGAAGCCTGCTAGTGTTGCACGTACGAGGATGGCATGGGCAGAATGCGGGATGAAGCTGTAAGAGGCtggggagaggaaaagagagacacagagccAAGCGAATGCCGGGGACATTAATGAGGGCCAGACGAGCTCGACTCCTCAATAAcacgagaggagagagggagagagtgaggggggcaggaaaaaaaaagaaagggggacGGAGGGGTTTCTTCACAGAGGAATGTTAGACAACCATTTGTGAAGTTAGGCAAACAAGGGTTTTTTCCACACATCTGCAGATATGCAAACATTTCTCATGTCAACGGGGCGACAAattgcacacagaaacacagaaacagaaagaataaTCAACTCCAACCAGATACTGCCTTCATGTTTATGAAGCAAGGCTAATACATGCATTAACATTTCATAGTCAGAGTTAATAATTAACAATTACTTCTGCTTTATGTGCTCACATACACAGTGTACATAGCACACGCCCATGTGCGTATACACACAGAGACGTATAAAAACAAGCACTGCGGCTCGATGTATATGTCACAAGAGGGAGTGGGATCATTATCAGTgcataaacattaaacaaatgatatCAGTAAGAGGTGGGAAAGAAAGTAAATTAAGCTTTCTTTGTTATCAACACAGAATATAAATCATGAGTGTTTGCCTAATTGATTCCATTACATTCCCACCTGCCTGCCGACTCTCTCATCCATCCGTGTATTGTTTATCTTCATTTTAAGCTAGATGGATGAAAAAGGTTGTTATTGGACGTGACGCCCGCTGCACTCCTTCCTTTTTAGCAAGCACATTAATTGCCAAGTAGATGTGGCACGCAATTATTAGAGAGTATTTGTTCTTGTACAATAAACTTGCACAAGGAAGCGAACTCTTGATGCGGAAGTTTGCTTGTTTGGGAGTTGCAAGATTGGTGAGAttcctttgtttttaatagCAAATAGGCC
The sequence above is a segment of the Enoplosus armatus isolate fEnoArm2 chromosome 2, fEnoArm2.hap1, whole genome shotgun sequence genome. Coding sequences within it:
- the c2h4orf33 gene encoding UPF0462 protein C4orf33 homolog isoform X2 — encoded protein: MQFLIEHTWNSDPVNHDPIRIVFSPGQGGLKIEVFGPFFNDPAAPAGPPSEPFPGLWNYEVVECFFLDSTTDNYLELELCPHGQQLILLLSGVGKAFLQQLPMVFNATIIGKRWMGEAVLPWSYLPPNINKMNSYAIHGSGAKRTYEALYPIPKDEIVKGQKPNFHRLEYFQNFRLQSIMGEGWVQPESDLWRGKP
- the c2h4orf33 gene encoding UPF0462 protein C4orf33 homolog isoform X1, with amino-acid sequence MLTLQDSCRKASPRARMQFLIEHTWNSDPVNHDPIRIVFSPGQGGLKIEVFGPFFNDPAAPAGPPSEPFPGLWNYEVVECFFLDSTTDNYLELELCPHGQQLILLLSGVGKAFLQQLPMVFNATIIGKRWMGEAVLPWSYLPPNINKMNSYAIHGSGAKRTYEALYPIPKDEIVKGQKPNFHRLEYFQNFRLQSIMGEGWVQPESDLWRGKP
- the c2h4orf33 gene encoding UPF0462 protein C4orf33 homolog isoform X3 gives rise to the protein MGVARGLQFMTLIHILLCCESLPRARMQFLIEHTWNSDPVNHDPIRIVFSPGQGGLKIEVFGPFFNDPAAPAGPPSEPFPGLWNYEVVECFFLDSTTDNYLELELCPHGQQLILLLSGVGKAFLQQLPMVFNATIIGKRWMGEAVLPWSYLPPNINKMNSYAIHGSGAKRTYEALYPIPKDEIVKGQKPNFHRLEYFQNFRLQSIMGEGWVQPESDLWRGKP